A segment of the Myxococcus guangdongensis genome:
TTGAAACACCGGGAGAGACGACCATGCCCGTACGACCTTCGTACATCCATCATGACGGCTCGGCCCTGATGCACTCGCCCTTGCGGCTGCAGCAGGCGGAGATGTATGGCTTCTTCGTCCAGGGCGAGCTGTCCCGCCTGCAGGCGACCGTCGACGCCAACCTGAACGCGGTGGCGTCCGGTCGGATGCCTCTCAAGGCCCTCTCACCATACGTCCTGCTGACCTTCACGCGCGTCGGCCACGCGAGCTCCCTCCACCCCGCGGACCAGCGCAAGGGTTGGATTACCGAGGTCGACATCGTCACCTGGATTCTCGTGGGCGAAATGAGTCCCGCGGGCAAGCTGGAACACGTCTACCTGTATCCGTGTCACATCTTCGTCGATGACACGATGGCGCTCGTCAACGGGCGCGAGCTGTTCGGCTATCCGAAGTACCTGTGCGAGTACGAGATGCCACGGGCCGGCGCCGAGGCCCTGCGCTGCGCGCTGTCGGTCAAGGCCTTCCAGTCCTTCTCGCCCGAGACGCCGCTCGCCTCGCATCCCCTGCTGGAGGTGGATGCCACCGGGCGGTCCGGAAACCACCCCCCGTTCACCCGGCTCGTCGACCTGCTCGACGAGTCCTTCGCCCTCCTGCGCACGCTGCCGGACCTCTTCGATTTGGACAGGGCCTTCTGGGCGGAGGCCCTCTCCCTGCTGAGGAGACCCCGCCTCGAGCAGATCTTCCTCAAGCAGTTCCCGGACAGCGCCGGCGTCAAGGCGGTGTACCAGGCACTCGTCGTGGCGCCCTCGGTGATCGACCGCTTCCACAGTGGACGCAGGTTGGACCACGACTACGTGTGCACGCTGCACGCGCTCGACAGCTTCCCGCTCGCGAAGACACTGGGACTGAAGCCGGGCCCTCAGGACGTCATCCTGCCGTTCTTCCTCCACTTCGACTTCACCGTCCACCCCGGCGTCGAGCGCGTCGACAACTCCTCCGTCCCGGGGGAGAAGATCGCCATCCTCGGAGGTGGCCTCGGCTCGATGACGGCCGCGTACTACCTGACCGACTCGCCCGGATGGGAGAACCGCTACGACATCACCGTGTATCAACTCGGCTGGCGTCTGGGTGGAAAGGGCGCCAGTGGACGCAACCCGGAGCTGGGTCAGCGAATCGAGGAGCACGGCCTGCACATCTGGTTCGGCTTCTACGCCAACGCCTTCAAGCTGATTCAACAGGCGTACGCCCACCTGAACCGGCCATCCGGCGCGCCGCTGGCAACCTGGCGGGATGCGTTCAAGCAGCACGACCATGTCGCCGTGGCGGAAGAGGTCGACGGTCAGTGGCGCCACTGGCCCGTCGTGTTCCCGAGCGTGCCTGGAGACCCGGGAGAGGGCGGCGAGGAACTGCCCCTCAAGCAGATGGCGGTGCTGATGGTGGGGTGGATCGAACGCTGGATCGCGCAGCTCCGCCAGGCCACCCGCGTGTGCAGACAGTCGGCGGTGGCGGACGGGAACGGGCCCGGGTGGATGGGGAGCATCACCGATGAGGTGATGGACCGGGTGGGCGAGCTCGGCGTGGACGTGACGCTCGAGTTCGGAACCCTGATGGCGCTGGTCCGCGACGAAGTGCCAGTGGCAAGGAGCCTCGACGGCATCAGACATCAGGTGATCGCCACGACCCTCCGGGGCATCCGAAGATTGCTCCACCTGCGCTATGGGAAGTGGAGCCGTCGGAGCGACGACGTGCGGCGCCTGCTGATGACACTCGACCTGAGCCTCACCACCATGAAGGGGCTGTTCGAGGATGGCGTCATCGCGCGTGGCTTCGACGTCATCAACGACATCGACCTGCGGGACTGGCTCCGCAAGCATGGCGCGGACGAGTCCCTCAGCGTCGACTCGGCGCCGGTTCGCGGCGTCTACGACCTGGTGTTCGCCTACGAGGGTGGCAATCCCGACAAGCCCAATGCGGAGGCCGGCACGCTGCTGCGCTCGATGGCGCGCATCGGGTTGGCCTATAAGGGCGGCATCATGTTCAAGATGCAGGCGGGGATGGGGGACACCCTCTTCACGCCGCTCTACCAGGTGCTGAAGCAGCGGGGCGTGAAGTTCAAGTTCTTCCAGCGCGTGGACGAGCTGGTGCCGGAGGGCGACACCATCGGCGCCATCCGGATGACGGAGCAGGTGAAGCTGGCCTCCTCACAGCAGAGCTACGACCCACTCGTGATGGTCAAGGGCTTGGAGTGCTGGCCAAGCCAGCCGAAGCTCGACCAGCTCGACCCGGGGCAAGCGGCGCTGCTGCGCGAACATCAGGTCAACCTGGAGTCCTCCTGGAGCCACTGGCCTCGCCTGTACGAAGAACGATTCGGCGCGCCGCTCCCCTCCACCGTCCTGAAGCGAGGCGTGGACTTCGACAAGGTCGTGTATGGCATTCCAGTCGCGTCGCTGCCCATCCTGTGCCCGCGCCTCCTGGAGCGCAGCCCCGCGTTGAAGGCCACGGCCGAGAAGGTCCAGAGCGTGGCGACGCAGGCCTATCAAGTGTGGCTGGACCGAGACAGCTCGAGGCTGGGCTGGCCGGCCTTCCCCCTGGGGCAGGCACCCGTCCTGACCGCGTTCACGAATCCCTTCGACACCTGGGCGCCCCTGGACTCCCTGGTGGAACGCGAAGCATGGCCGGAGGGACACGTGCCTCGAGGCGTGTCCTATTTCTGCAGTGTGTTCCCGGTCGATGCCTATCCACCGGAGAGCGACACCGACTTCCCGGCGCGGTGTGCCGCGAAGGCGAAGCAAGGTGCCATCCAGCATCTGGAGCAGCACGTCCATGCGCTGTGGCCGGCCGCGGGTCTGGCGGGCGCGTTCCCATGGTCCTGGGTCGTCGACCCTCAGGATGGAAGTGGGCCCGCCCGCTTCGACCGCCAGTTCTGGCGCGCCAACATCGACCCGTCCGACCGCTATGTGCTGTCGGTGGTGGGCAGCTCGCGGTACCGGCTGGCCACCGACGCCTCCGGGTTCTCGAACCTGTTCCTGACAGGGGATTGGATCAAGACCGGCTTGAATGTCGGCTGCGTCGAGGCGGCCGTGATGGCGGGCATGCAGACGTCACGGGCGATGTCGGGACATCCGGCGAGGATTCAGGGCGAGCACGACCTCTGAGGCCCAGACTTCACGGACTCCCACCCTGGCGTCGCATCGTGGCCAGCCGGGCCTTGTCCAGCTTCGCCGCGACACCGACGCTGCGCCCCGCGAGGTTGGCGACGACGTACTGCACGCTCGTGCCCATCACCTGCGCGCTCTCGGAGAGCGACAGGCCGTAGTCCTGCGCCAGCCACTGCGTCAGGCCGCTCGTCGCCTGGCGCAGGGCATCGTCGAGCGAGCCCGCCTGTCCCAACACCATCAGGTGCGTGGGTGACTCCACTCGCGGCATCGACGGCGCCTTGCCTCGGATGACCTCCACCGTCAGCTCCACCTCCATCGACGTCTCCAGCGCGAACTGCGACGTCTCGCCGTCCCCCTGCCCCGCGTGCGCGTCGCCCACGTAGAGCAGCGCTCCCGGCTGGAACACGGGCAGGAAGACGGTGTTCCCCTCCACCACCTCATTGAAGTCCATGTTCCCGCCGAAGCGGCCCGTGTCCCCCGTGGAGACCGGCGGCGAGCCGAAGCCCGGCGCCACCGCCAGCCCGCCCAGCATCGGCCGCAGCGGCACCGTGAAGTCCTTCAGCTTCTCCGTGGGCGACTCCGGCCGCGCCACGCCCTTCTCCCAATCCAACGTCCAGCGCACCGGCTTGCCCAGCTCCGTCGCCTTCGACGCCAACAGCGGCGTCATCGCCCGTCCGACGATGCTATCCAGGCTGTCCGCGCTCCGCCGGTTCAATCGCAGGCGCTTCAAGTGGACCGCCAGCATGTCCCCCGGCCGTGCATCCGCGATGAAGAACGGCCCCGTCTGAGGATTGCCATACAGCGCGCGCGACACACCGTGCTCATCCATTCCACCGGAGTCGAGCGTCGTCGTCTTCACCGTGTCCCCGGACCACAGTGTCAGCACCGGCGCCCGGTCCGCGGAGAACTCATTCGACCACGACGTCGGGGTGAACTCATGCCGACGCGGCGGGCCCGAAGGCCGCTCCGGAATCCGGCGCGCCGTGAAGGCCCGCTTCACCCGCGCCTTCTTGTCGTTCGTGTCCGGCACATCCGCCGTGCCCTCGAGCCGCTCCCCCCGCACCTTGCCCGTGTAGACATAGCGAGCCTGACGTGAGTCGGTGACGGTGAAGCGGACCTCATTGCCCGTGCGCTCGCCCTCCAGCGCGTCACCGTCGAACGTACCGGCGAGCGTCTTCCCCGAGCGCTCCAACGTGAGCCCCTGGTACAGCGCGTTGCCCCACATGTCCGTGGTGACGACCCACTCCTCCTTCACCACCGACTGCGCGAGCACGAGGGACGGGACGCAGCAGAACAACCAGGCCAGGTAGAGTCGTCGCATGTCCGCGGCACCATGCCAGAAGCCCGCTCCCGATGCGTGGGGCCCAGGAGACAAAGCAGGCGAGCGCCACGCGGTTGGTCCCGTCACATCACCGCGATAGCCTGGGCCACCGGACACCATGACTGCGCTGAACCATACCTATCTGTACGCGGGCCCCTCCGAGCTCGTCCCCGTGGAGAAGGGGCACGCGCTGCGGCTCATGACGTCGGGCGGCGGCGCGCCCCAGCCGTACTTCTTCGAGGGGCGCCTGCTGCAGCCCCGACTGACGGCGCTGTCGCTGCGGGCCCTCTCGCGCGTGGTGGGCTCGCGCTTCTTCATCCCGCCCGCCATGTTGAATCGCATCCTGCGCGAGGCCGACCCGGTGGTGACGTGCGGGCGAGGCATGCTGCGCTTCGAGGGTTTCTCCGGCTGCGCCAGCACCTACGCCCGCGTGGACCTCACCCCCGCCGCCTACGAGGGTGACGTCGCGTCCTTCGGCACGACGAACGTGGACTTCAACGCCGCCATGCGCGCGGCCCTGTCCACCGTGCGCGAGGAGGAGCCGCTGTCCCTGTCCGTCGGCCACGCGGAGGTCGCGCTCCAGCGAGGCGACACGCGCGTGGTGGAGCGCAAGGTCCCCCTCCCCTTGCGCTGGCTCAAGGGCTTCGCCGAGGTGCAGGCCTACCTGTCGCGCCTCACGCCCTTCGCCGAGCTGTCCGCGACGGAGGCCCTGCGCTTCCTCCGAGGCCTCCCCCGGACTCGCGGCGACAAGAGCGTCCACTACCTGGTGCCCCAGGGGCGCAGCGTGCGATTGAGCTCCACTGCGGCGAAGGACGCGATGCGCATCACCGGCCTGGAGCGACTTCGGGTGCTCGAAGACCTGGTCCCCTTCGCGAAGCGGCTCGTCCTGCACGCGGACCCGCGAGGACAGGCCAGCGTCTTCGTGCTCGACCTGGGAGCTCCACGCTTCACGCTGGCGCTCTCGAGCGAGGTCTGGCGTGGCTTCTCCGGCGAGGGACAGGCGCTGACGGCCCTGGCGCAACAGGCCCAGGTGGAGCAGGTGCTGAGCACGCTGCGCGCGGAGCTGCGCTGGGAGGCCGTGCTGGAACCGCGGGCGCTGGCACGCAAGCTGGGCACTCCCGAGGCGCTCGTCCGGCAGGGGCTCCAGGTGCTCGGCGTGCGAGGGCTGGTGGGGTTCGACTCGCAGACGGCCGCGTTCTTCCACCGTGAGCTGCCCTTCGACTTCGCGCAGGTCGAGGCCCTCGCGCCGCGCCTCGCGGATGCCCGGGCCTTGCTCGCTGCGGGGGCGGTGGAAGCGGACGCGAAGGAGCCTGGCGCCTTCTGGGTGCGCGGCTCGGACGTCACGTACCACGTGCTCCTGGACGCAGAGGGGGAGCCGCTGCGCTGTGGCTGCCCCTGGTTCTCCCGGCACGCGCTGGACCGAGGGCCGTGCAAACACCTTCTCGCGGCGCGGCTGCACGCCCATCGCGCCGAGGACGACGATTCGGAATGAGCGCCTCCTTGCTGGACCCCCTCCTCGCCGCGCCGAGCCTCGAAGCCAGCACCGCCCTGCTGGAGCGCCTGTCCCAAGCCGAGCGGAGGAAGCTCGGCGCCGAGGTGACGAGCCGACTCAAGGCGCTCCATGACGAGCCCTATACCCAGACGCTCCCGCCACGCCTCCACGCGCTGACCCTGCTGTACTTCTTCTGCGTCCCGCCCTCCGAGTGGAAGCGGAGGCTCCTGTCGGGCCTGCCCGAGGAGACCGCCCAGGTGGCCCTGAAGCTGGAGGCCCCGGGGCTCGAGGACGCGGCCGAGCGACTGGTCGAGCTCGACACCGCCTTCGGCGCGGTGGCCCGAAACCTGGTGCGCGCGGGCGTGTCGCGGCGCCCCACCCACGACAACTACATCCTGAGCCTGCTGGGCGTGGACGTGCGCTTCAGCCCGAACCCGCTCGACGCCGACCCGCGCGTGCGCGAGGACGAGGTGTGGCACCTCTTCGAGGTCGAAGGTGGCGGCGAGCTGAGCCTCGCCGCGAGGGACAAGTACACCCCCGACGCGAAGACCTGGGCCCAGACGTTCCTGCGTCACATGCGCCAGGGGACCCTCGACCGCGCGCGGCTGCTGGACGCCACGCTGGGCGCCCTGGAGCGCGACTTCGCGGCCTTCCGGGCGGGCTGGTTCTCTCGCTTCCATCAATCGATGGAGCCGACGCACGCGGAGCTGGAGCGACACCGCGAGCGATACCTGCGCCTGCTGGGCAGCACCATCCCGGCGACGGTCAGCCTCGCGCTGGAGGTGGTGGGCACGCTGGACGCGCGCCGCCCCTACCCCGAGTCCACCTTGCGGCCCGCGCTGGAGCCCGTGCTCCTCGCCCGACACAAGGCCGCCGCGCAACAAGCGACGAAGCGGCTGCTGGCCCTCGCCGAGCGGGAGACCGCGGACGCCCGTCAGCGCGTCCTGCACACGCTGGCCACCGGCCTCTCTCACGAGGACGTGGATGTGCAGAAGGCCGTGTTCAAGGCCCTGACGACCCTGGCGAGCCCTCCCGATGCGACCCTTCGTGCCGCGGTCGAAGAGCGCGTGGACGCAGTCGCCGCGTCGCTGAAGAAGCAGGTCCAGACCTGGCTCGGCGCGGAGTCGGTCCGCGCGCCCCCGTCAAAGGCGGCGCCCGTCCCACCCTCGCCCCCCAATGAGGTCGACAGCGCACCGGTGTCGCCGTGTGAGCCCCGCTTCGCGGTGTCCCCCATCGAGGACCTCGACTCCCTCATCGCGGCCTTCTCCTCGGGCCTCGAGGACGCGAGCGACCCGATGGAGGTCGAGCGCCTCCTGGATGGCGTGGCCCGGCTCGGAGGACAGCGGCCCGACGACTTCGCGCGCCGGACCTCCGCGCTGGGCAAGCGGGCGAAGAAGTCGTGCGCGAAGCCCTATCAGGAGCCCATGGCCTTCCGCCTGGCCAGCCTCGCCCTCGCGTGGCTCGCGCCTCACGGACAGGCCGTGGCCGCGCTGCGCGAGCTTCCCAAGACCGAGCTCTCGCCCGCGCACAAGGTCTTCCTCCCGCTGCTGGACGCGCGCCTCCTGGACATCGCTCGCGCGCTCGACGCGGGTCACACCGACGGACTGTTGTCGCTCCCCTCGCACGCGGGTGGATGGATTGCGCCGGAGCGACTGGTGGAGCGGGTGCTCGCGCGAGCCACCGAGCCCTCTCACACGGACTTGTCCGTCGCCCTGAGCCGACTCGCGCCCGCGGAGAAGTCACGCGCGGCCCAGCCACCATCGCGCAAGGGCCAGCCCCATGGGGAGACGTTGAAGCTCATCGACTGGACCTCGGGGCTCGGACGCACGGAGCCTCGTGGACCCGAAGCGTTCCTGGCCGTGGCGCGCAGGCTCCGGGGCGTCACCGAGCCTTCCGTCCACACCTTCACCGTCAAGGCCCGGCAGTCCGGCGAGTACACGTTCCACCACCTGCACGTGTCCACGAAGCCCAAGCTCAAGGCGACGCGCGAAGACCTCCCGGGCTGGATGCTCTCGGCGAGAATCGATGGCGTGGAGAAGCCCTACGCGCGCTGGACGGCGACGCTCTGGCCCTCAGACATGGAGGCTTACTTCGCAAGCCGCGCGGAGGGGCTGGCCGCGAACCTCGACTGGTTCGAGGCGAGCTGGGGAAACACCGCGTGCTACGAGCAACTGCTCCATCCCTGGCTGCACCTGGGCCCCATGGGGCGGCTGGTGCTCGCGCTCGGGCTCGCGGCGAAGAAGCCCGGAGAGTCCGGCGTGAGCGTGGACGCGGCCATCGATGCCCTCGCCACCGGGAGGCTCTCGCCGGAGGAGCTGGGCGCGACGATGGGCGAGCTGCGCACCACGGGTCTCGTGAAGCTCAAGCGCTGGGCCACGACGCTCACGCGGGTGGCCAGCGCGTCCGAGCACCATGCCCGGCAGGTCTCCGTCGCCCTCCAGCGCGCCCTGCGCAAGAACTCCCACGCGGCGCCTCGCGACGAGGGCTCGCTCGTGAAGCTCCTGTTGGAGCTCTTGTCCCAGACGGAGACGCGGCTCGAGGACACCGAGGCCTGGGACTACCTCCGGGACACGCCCCATCGGAAGTCCCTCGAGGCCCTGGCACCTACGTCTTCTTCAGCTGCGCCTCCACCGCCTTCAGGAGCGCGTCGAACGACTCCTCGAAGAGCCGCACGCCGTCCACCGACAGCCGCTCGGTGACGCTCTTCATCGACACGCCACCGGCCTCCAGCTGGCGCATCATCTCCTTCGCGCCGGCCAGGTCCTCCAGCAGCGTGGTGCGCACCTGGCCGTGGTCCCTGAACGCGTCGATGGTGGCCGGCGGCATCGTGTTCACGGTGTCGGGGCCAATCAGCTCCTCGATGTAGAGCACGTCCCGCAGCTTCGGGTTCTTCGTGCTGGTGCTCGCCCACAGCACCCGCTGCACCTTGGCGCCCTTCGCCGCGAGCGCCTTCCAGCGCGGGCTGCTGAAGACCTCCTGGTAGATGCGATAGGCGAGCTTCGCGTTGGCGATGGCCACCTTGCCGTGCAGCGACTCCAGCACCTTGCGCTGCTCCGCGGTGACGCCCGCCTTCAGGCGCTGCTCGATTTCCTTGTCCACCGCCACGTCGATGCGGCTGACGAAGAACGAGGCCACGCTGGACACCTTGCTCAAATCCCCGCCCGCCTTGGCGAAGCGCTCCAGGCCCGTCAGGTACGCGTGGGTGACCTGCCGGTAGCGCTCCTGGCTGAACAGGAGCGTCACGTTGATGTTCAGCCCCTCCGCGGTGAGCTGCTCGA
Coding sequences within it:
- a CDS encoding NAD(P)-binding protein, which produces MPVRPSYIHHDGSALMHSPLRLQQAEMYGFFVQGELSRLQATVDANLNAVASGRMPLKALSPYVLLTFTRVGHASSLHPADQRKGWITEVDIVTWILVGEMSPAGKLEHVYLYPCHIFVDDTMALVNGRELFGYPKYLCEYEMPRAGAEALRCALSVKAFQSFSPETPLASHPLLEVDATGRSGNHPPFTRLVDLLDESFALLRTLPDLFDLDRAFWAEALSLLRRPRLEQIFLKQFPDSAGVKAVYQALVVAPSVIDRFHSGRRLDHDYVCTLHALDSFPLAKTLGLKPGPQDVILPFFLHFDFTVHPGVERVDNSSVPGEKIAILGGGLGSMTAAYYLTDSPGWENRYDITVYQLGWRLGGKGASGRNPELGQRIEEHGLHIWFGFYANAFKLIQQAYAHLNRPSGAPLATWRDAFKQHDHVAVAEEVDGQWRHWPVVFPSVPGDPGEGGEELPLKQMAVLMVGWIERWIAQLRQATRVCRQSAVADGNGPGWMGSITDEVMDRVGELGVDVTLEFGTLMALVRDEVPVARSLDGIRHQVIATTLRGIRRLLHLRYGKWSRRSDDVRRLLMTLDLSLTTMKGLFEDGVIARGFDVINDIDLRDWLRKHGADESLSVDSAPVRGVYDLVFAYEGGNPDKPNAEAGTLLRSMARIGLAYKGGIMFKMQAGMGDTLFTPLYQVLKQRGVKFKFFQRVDELVPEGDTIGAIRMTEQVKLASSQQSYDPLVMVKGLECWPSQPKLDQLDPGQAALLREHQVNLESSWSHWPRLYEERFGAPLPSTVLKRGVDFDKVVYGIPVASLPILCPRLLERSPALKATAEKVQSVATQAYQVWLDRDSSRLGWPAFPLGQAPVLTAFTNPFDTWAPLDSLVEREAWPEGHVPRGVSYFCSVFPVDAYPPESDTDFPARCAAKAKQGAIQHLEQHVHALWPAAGLAGAFPWSWVVDPQDGSGPARFDRQFWRANIDPSDRYVLSVVGSSRYRLATDASGFSNLFLTGDWIKTGLNVGCVEAAVMAGMQTSRAMSGHPARIQGEHDL
- a CDS encoding acetamidase/formamidase family protein, whose amino-acid sequence is MRRLYLAWLFCCVPSLVLAQSVVKEEWVVTTDMWGNALYQGLTLERSGKTLAGTFDGDALEGERTGNEVRFTVTDSRQARYVYTGKVRGERLEGTADVPDTNDKKARVKRAFTARRIPERPSGPPRRHEFTPTSWSNEFSADRAPVLTLWSGDTVKTTTLDSGGMDEHGVSRALYGNPQTGPFFIADARPGDMLAVHLKRLRLNRRSADSLDSIVGRAMTPLLASKATELGKPVRWTLDWEKGVARPESPTEKLKDFTVPLRPMLGGLAVAPGFGSPPVSTGDTGRFGGNMDFNEVVEGNTVFLPVFQPGALLYVGDAHAGQGDGETSQFALETSMEVELTVEVIRGKAPSMPRVESPTHLMVLGQAGSLDDALRQATSGLTQWLAQDYGLSLSESAQVMGTSVQYVVANLAGRSVGVAAKLDKARLATMRRQGGSP
- a CDS encoding SWIM zinc finger family protein gives rise to the protein MTALNHTYLYAGPSELVPVEKGHALRLMTSGGGAPQPYFFEGRLLQPRLTALSLRALSRVVGSRFFIPPAMLNRILREADPVVTCGRGMLRFEGFSGCASTYARVDLTPAAYEGDVASFGTTNVDFNAAMRAALSTVREEEPLSLSVGHAEVALQRGDTRVVERKVPLPLRWLKGFAEVQAYLSRLTPFAELSATEALRFLRGLPRTRGDKSVHYLVPQGRSVRLSSTAAKDAMRITGLERLRVLEDLVPFAKRLVLHADPRGQASVFVLDLGAPRFTLALSSEVWRGFSGEGQALTALAQQAQVEQVLSTLRAELRWEAVLEPRALARKLGTPEALVRQGLQVLGVRGLVGFDSQTAAFFHRELPFDFAQVEALAPRLADARALLAAGAVEADAKEPGAFWVRGSDVTYHVLLDAEGEPLRCGCPWFSRHALDRGPCKHLLAARLHAHRAEDDDSE
- a CDS encoding DUF6493 family protein, whose protein sequence is MSASLLDPLLAAPSLEASTALLERLSQAERRKLGAEVTSRLKALHDEPYTQTLPPRLHALTLLYFFCVPPSEWKRRLLSGLPEETAQVALKLEAPGLEDAAERLVELDTAFGAVARNLVRAGVSRRPTHDNYILSLLGVDVRFSPNPLDADPRVREDEVWHLFEVEGGGELSLAARDKYTPDAKTWAQTFLRHMRQGTLDRARLLDATLGALERDFAAFRAGWFSRFHQSMEPTHAELERHRERYLRLLGSTIPATVSLALEVVGTLDARRPYPESTLRPALEPVLLARHKAAAQQATKRLLALAERETADARQRVLHTLATGLSHEDVDVQKAVFKALTTLASPPDATLRAAVEERVDAVAASLKKQVQTWLGAESVRAPPSKAAPVPPSPPNEVDSAPVSPCEPRFAVSPIEDLDSLIAAFSSGLEDASDPMEVERLLDGVARLGGQRPDDFARRTSALGKRAKKSCAKPYQEPMAFRLASLALAWLAPHGQAVAALRELPKTELSPAHKVFLPLLDARLLDIARALDAGHTDGLLSLPSHAGGWIAPERLVERVLARATEPSHTDLSVALSRLAPAEKSRAAQPPSRKGQPHGETLKLIDWTSGLGRTEPRGPEAFLAVARRLRGVTEPSVHTFTVKARQSGEYTFHHLHVSTKPKLKATREDLPGWMLSARIDGVEKPYARWTATLWPSDMEAYFASRAEGLAANLDWFEASWGNTACYEQLLHPWLHLGPMGRLVLALGLAAKKPGESGVSVDAAIDALATGRLSPEELGATMGELRTTGLVKLKRWATTLTRVASASEHHARQVSVALQRALRKNSHAAPRDEGSLVKLLLELLSQTETRLEDTEAWDYLRDTPHRKSLEALAPTSSSAAPPPPSGARRTTPRRAARRPPTAAR
- the tal gene encoding transaldolase → MNPLRQLEEFGQAVWVDNLQRSYITQGTLQKLITEDGLKGLTSNPTIFQKAVSGSEDYEDLFRAARGQGRSAGDVYEQLAVRDVQGAADILRSVYDALKGRDGFASLEVSPRLANDTKATLDEARRLWKMLDRPNVMVKVPGTEAGVPAIEQLTAEGLNINVTLLFSQERYRQVTHAYLTGLERFAKAGGDLSKVSSVASFFVSRIDVAVDKEIEQRLKAGVTAEQRKVLESLHGKVAIANAKLAYRIYQEVFSSPRWKALAAKGAKVQRVLWASTSTKNPKLRDVLYIEELIGPDTVNTMPPATIDAFRDHGQVRTTLLEDLAGAKEMMRQLEAGGVSMKSVTERLSVDGVRLFEESFDALLKAVEAQLKKT